Genomic window (Diabrotica undecimpunctata isolate CICGRU chromosome 6, icDiaUnde3, whole genome shotgun sequence):
GCTGGTATCCTATCTTCTAACCAAATGTGCATTATAAGCTGGTGGAATTGGCGATGTAGCATAcctacaggttgatgatgataaaCTACTTGTGTACCTTACCTGACAAGGAAATCATTTTCTATCAAGACTGTGAGAATGACGCCGAATAGGAAATAGAATTTCTGAACTGCACTGCAATCTCTGAAAATAATAGAAACTGTTGCGCATGTAGTGGCAATATGGCAAATGAAATTGTACTGTCTAATTTACCTCCAGAAGATGTTGTTCAAACCCAAGAGGAGAATAACAATACAGAACATATACGGAGTCAGGAAACTGATTAAATTTTTAGTAAACAGATTGACTTTCGTGAAACTCTGGAACGCTGTTTTCAGTTGTCAAAACACGACAGAGAAATAACttattttttgaagatttttggTGATGAAACTCTACAAATAATTGTACCTAATAAAGAcctaaataaaaagttaaataagtGAAAAGTTGTGAAAACGTACACCTAAAATTaacttttgataaaaatttttatcGTAGTACTTAAGTATATTTTGTTCATGTTCATGAAAGGGTTAAGGTTACTTCACCAATAGCCCTCCAAGATTAAGTAACCTTAATCGGTGACCTCATAGAGCTCATACTCGGTCGTCCAAAATATAATAAATCCAATTGTAAGTCTTCTTCTAAACAATTCATCAGGCTTGCTAGGTAATAAaacttgtttattatttcatttcaaaTTCTAGTATAGATGATTTTCTTTAGTAATATTTTTCTGCAGatacaaaaaatcaaaatcaaaaccTAGGTAGATTTATCAAAGAGACTGtcgtttataaaatattgaagGTGTATAAAATTATTTCACTTTATTTTTGTACAAATTACAACTCTCCAAGGCATCATTACAAGGGATGATTTTGCGATTAATTAAAGAGCAAAATGTAACTAGAATGTATGTTAGAAATAACTAAAATTGGATCAAAATTAGAAATTGTATTATTCCATCTTTTAACGATTTGAGTAAAAACAGttataatatttgatatttttctaGTATTATACAGAATAAGGAAATTTTTAGTGGATACCTACAGTTAGAACGAAGTAAAAATGCTGctactctgaaaagatttgtggttgttgtgttgaaccacgtacgtagatttttcatgtaggaaattcttcgccttcccaGTTcttgttttccttctacttttccttgaataaTTAATTGCaagttaggcaaggatgcgtcttgtctccgacgcttttcaacgtgtactcacaggtcatattcagaaaagccttattggaaagaaaagagggaataagaattggtatagaaatcataaacaccacgagatttgcagatgacacggtaattatgacTGAGAGTGTAGAAGAACTagaaactttactagatgcaataaatagtgaatgcattcaaatgggacttgacatcaacacagataagaccaaatttatgatagtatcaaggagtccaataaataatgaacaactaactcttggtggacagcaaataggcagagtgacaaaatttaaatatctaacacagaattagatccagaccaagagatcagggtacgaatagaaatggcaagggcagcgttcttaaaattcaagcaattgttctgtgacaaaaatctgaatactgcgctgagactgaggtttgttgaatgttacgtctggtcgcaactattgtacggggtagaaacatggacattaaaagcgcaaataattaagaagcttgaagcctttgaactttggatatacaggagaatgttgagaatccatggactgccagggtcaccaatgaagaagtgcTGAAAAGGATGggtagagaaaaaaaaattgttgagaacaataaaagtacacaagactgcataccttggacacatactaagaaatgataaatatagtcttttgcaggtcatcatgcagggtagagtcgatggcaaaaaggaaataggtagaaagaggaagtcatggctgcgaaatattcgagactggacaaacatgactgtagacgaattattccacgttgcaaaagacaaaaaaacttttaaaaatgtggtcgccaacctccgttaatatggacggcataggaagaagaagaattaattgcaacaacccatatctttcgctgtttctGATGATGTTACCGAgttattcaattttggctgtttttattgtggttaacaactctttttctttttgcatccttaataaaacgtcctggttactaacgtggtcggtataggatatcttcaggattctaagataaagccacatttcgaaagcctcaatttttttacaggtagcgtctgtgagagttcACGACTCACCTTtatacaacagtataggaaagatataacatcttagtagcctgatttttatgggtactgattaATCATGgtatttgaatagcttagccattttttgaaatgcagatcttgctttctttattctacattttatttctagggaatggttccaatttattgacgttcgtaccaaggtaggtgtatgtttttgctCTTTTtgttggttgaccattcacactgattctttcaatttgatTTTCCTTcctagagatcatcatacattttgttttcttaatgttcagtgaaagtccatatctctgactcactgtGATTCTAtgcattaactcctggagggcttcatacGTGTAAGCGAATAGCACCGTGTCATCCGCTTatttgatgttattgatacattctcagttaattcgaattccggcttcaacatcctctactgATTCTTGAAatatttcctcagagtatatgttgaaCAGCAAGGGTATACATTTGTGTAGGACCTCACGTTTGTTTTTGATGTCATCGGATTTCCCtgccagtagcgcacctagaatttgcctctgggggggggggtttggttggtcaccattttttttatgatgttacctccattttgagtccttaacatgtgtaagtaacagtgactgaatagggtcctggggggggggttAACCTCCAAACCCCTCCCCCCCTCGGTGTGCCACTGTTCCCTGCTcttgtacggatagacgatgtttaattccagtaaagattgctaataattcttagatcacaggtgtttattcaaatatttgttaatatctccatcagctggTCGTGTTTTATTGCATtaaatgctttatggtaatcaatgaagcatgcataaatatcgcaattcacatctctataTCGTTGAACTGGCACTTGTATGCTAAatagagcctctctcgtaccctgTGTACGGCTGCAAGGTctatatattctttgatgtatgatttttaaaaataacttaaaatttaaaCACTTATCGTTAACAAATATATATCCTATGAAAATGAGAATAAACCAGAATTAAATCCACTTATTAAATCTCTTATTCGACTAGGAATACTTTGGTTTCatcacgttatgcggatggatgagagtgatcccactaaaataactatgctaaacaggccggtcggaagaagaagaagggggcgacctaaactcagatatctttACGATGTACGGGAAGATCTGAGgaagattggagtgaggggctggagaagacagacactcgatagggaaggaggAAGAATGTTTtaaagcaggccaaggctcacgaagggctgtagcgccaactgatgatgatgatactttGGTTTAAGTCAGCAAAGTCTGCTTGAGGGATTTGCTCCTATTCGTTACGAACTGCTTCATGGTCAAATCAATCatggtttcaaactcaccatggttacgtcgaatacgtcgtcccagaatatcccatgcatgctctattggatttaaggcTGCACTCCTTGGGGGCCATGGTAATAAACGAAtcccaacttcgtccaagtaatCCCACGTTATTCTTGCGATGTatgattatatattatattattacctCCTGAATAAATTTTTGCTGACAAAATTTaaatcccatttaaatagtaattactttaacatggcacaagaaaatagcttcagaacaatattaaatatatatacatatgtcgACCCACAGAATTCTTTATTAACCCTTTCGCTACTGGCCAAGTATCGGTTGCGCGTTGCTCATATACGGCGCGGGGAAAATTTTGCACTTCGCGATCGAGACGGTCACTCAgtagtttatattatttatattgaagtggtTGAATCGTTTTTCCTTTGTCGGCAATTTGTTTATATTCGTTTTATCGAAGTAGTGGAATTGTTTTTCGTAAAACTTCAAAAAACAGTATTCAGAAAATACGGCGCTAGGATGAGTGATGTGCTGCCGTGTATGTACGGCATCAGTTTGGTGTATTTGCGGATCGTAACGTACATGGACGATACTAGTAAGCAAGATGGACAATGTAGAACGTACTCTTACGATTATAGCTCTCCAAAGatgtaaatacttaaaaatgtaCGGTGACAGAACTTGAACGATGGAGATTAATTTGCGTAATAGTACGGCGCTCGCTCATCAAAGCTGCAAATGAAAATCGCACTTTTACGGCAACAGTATCGAAAGGGTTAATATAAGTTTTATTCAAAAGCCAGCTACTACTGGATTCCGTTCTGAACCAGCATTACCTCCTGAATAAATTTTTGCTGACGAAAGTGCATTTTGGAATCTCTGTTTAAATAAGAGTATCAACTTGACCTAATTAATACTCCACTGAAATTACTATCCACCAAAAACTTTTATATCACATGTCAAACGTAAAATAATAAAGGTCCAACGAACAGTATGGAACAAATGGAATCAAGGCactcacaaaaacaaatatacaggACATTTCAACTTTTAAACAAAACCTAGTATGTCCGGTTAATGGATTActgtacattcaaccaacttagaCATCTAAAAGATTAACGAAATTCGCAGAAAacttttcgttgtagtaaaatgcatggtaaactgcactggtgttctacataatgtttaacactttgataaattttaggaataaaataaatatatatgtcaATAACCCGTTGTttatagttttgcatatttttttacatttttttaataaatagtattcttgcataatgttgCAAATACTACCGTGCTAGGGATAATTTATATTgaaagtagatatacaaagtactaaaatatcacttttaatttttgttaaaagatACTTTGGAataaactagaacattttgtcaatttaaatagtttaatttgtcaagaggacatatcggaaaagcctgccaaaattacaagaactgctgttgctgagtgtgatgccaatttgctgacggttcctgacatagctagcataagaaagaacatttacaactgtcgtcgtaaactgttaccaggtccgttaccaagaagcatatcagaaatccataacgcggttagtaattattctcctaaaacctgtcgcaatgaaagttttttgtttttaaatcatcctgaattaaatgtaattgtattttcatgcgagacaaatattcgtttgttgtgtaaattaaaaactttgtatatggatggtacattttcatacagtaccaaatattttctacaattatttactatacatggcttggaaaatggacattatgttcctttagcatactctTTGTTAAaagacaaattgtcaatgacatacaaaaatttattttcttcattaaggtctaagatttttgaaacatttcaattatcattagagccaactgaaatatttgtggactttgaaaaagcaattcactgtgctttattgtatatgtggcccaatgcaaaaattagtggatgccgttttcacttacaccaaaactggtttaaaaaaattcaatctttgggtttggtacaagaatacaaggatacaaattcagaaattgaaaaatggttaaggcatacgtttggtttaacttatttaaatccaacagaagttgaagaatgctttctttatgatttaatgtcatataaacctataaacgcaacacttgatatatatgcagattatttactggaaaattacattttcgatagcgctctatttccaccacacatatggtctaatcagaatccgtctattgcgaggactacaaatgcctgtgaattcttttattcgagatttaattcttctttttattcaacacatccttctatttttatttttattgaaaagttaaaagaatttcaagtagacacttatgtcaaaataaatagtttacatatacaccagcaaaaatcaaagatactactgttaaggctaaattggcatttttttagaaaatgatggataaactacgatcccaacaaatacgtaggttagattttataaaagctgtatcttatcattcctataatagcaaataaatcattggatacaagtatattaacggtaaaatgtacaaaaattaggtactagttgtattatatttagatattattacagttataaagaaataaaatgcacattacttttattaaaataaataaataaattaattatggtattttatttatgtcgcagctatatttatttggtgtcgaatatacctgtaagataaaaacgggaattggggctggtgtcgaaaattgccattaaattttagtcgctacctgcttagtgtcgaaatttccaaCGCccgtttaccgtgccttttattacaacgaaaggttttctgcgaattccgttaatcgtttagaggtgcaagttggttgaatgtactgtacttTGCTGTTCAGTATAATTTTTCGGCATCCTGGATGTGTGTCTTGAAACAATATCTGTACATTAGATTTATATATCGAAGTTATATTGATATAAAAACAAACGCGGAGACTTTCTGCTTATTCTGTAAATACTAGAGTCGTATTAAAGATCTGGTAAGTACCAAAAAAATACTGTGCAAATTGTGTACCCAGAAACAAGTAAATACAGATAAGATAATTAGTTTGTTAACACAATCAACTGTGATAAATAAATAACATTGTTAAAACCATTGAATGATTAGTCTAATACGATTTCGAAACAATTTTCTTGTGATATTTCGATGTGATCTACTGGGAATTAATCTCAATTTTAATTGAAGACACGTTTATTTTGACGATtggatttccacttcggaaattgttctcaaaatacaagaatatttgtattttgagaaagattttcGACATGAAACTCGAAACTACAAAATAAATGTACTTTTAATTGAAATTGTTGTTAATTCCTATTGAAAATAGTAGATAATTCGacaatatgtaaacaaaatgtgAACATTGCGGACGACAAAATGACCCTTAAAAAAACTTAATTGATAATATTCTCAAAACAACTCAGAAATATAGATAACTTGGTCATCAACAGTACAACCAAAACAAGTAACATAACATAAAAATAGTTAGGAGTATTGTGATCAACGAAAACAGGAGATCAGACAAAAAAAATTAGGTCTAAAATTGATTGTTAAGTTCTTTGCAGAAATAGGaaagaatagaaaaatatttGATTAGAAACATAATCAATTTCTTTCCTTCTAAATCCTTCTAAAAGTTTTCCATTTTCATCATCTCGTTTAATTTGACAAAATATGTTTGTTCAATACAGTAATATAGTATTTACCGCCTTgagaaaaagtagaaaaagagtGGACAGTCAAATCTCTCCAAGCAGAGCAGCGCACTCACTTAGATGTGAGAAGTCTAGTGGGTTTAAGGATCGGGTTTAAGTCCCGATGCAGACCAgaaaaacaaatgttataaaatctaaaataaatttgaaagttAAATAAGAATACGCCGTTTATCAAGTCGACAGATGGATGAGTAGTACGGTAAGACATGGAGAGAAAAGACTCTGAAAAGGCGGACTTTAGCGAGGAACAATTAGGaagagaataataataataacaataatcactGTAACAATAACAACTGGATAAATAAGTtgttaatttaagaacttattttcaggtacaggctgagacatctactttacatcgagcaatttgcgcagtagatgataaaacgccgcttaaactgagggaacaagaaatgcgcataaaccacctgactaagcaagaaaaaatgcacATCTGGATGAGTAAACCTTTGTATGGACGACATCTCAATAAGATCAGCCAATAATATGTCAaaaatacagcgtcgaactattggttgacattaggacagatgtttcccgagactgagggttttctacttgccattcaggattttacaactaaaaattacctaaaatatatttttaaagatcCTCTGGCATATGAATgccaagctcaagaaaccatccaacatcttcccgatggctgccaggcgtttggcggtactgattataaagaacgacATGACTTAGTAGCAAAGATTATTCACCAAGAACTAGCtcacaaactgggacttctccaaaccgaccaatAATAggaaaagagtcccaccagagctgaATTCTTTTGATACTCCTTAAAGGGAGTAGGAGCCATATGGCTTAAATAAAGATGATAACAATAGTAAAGGATACTAATTATCGaaataactaattatttgtttctGGGCAAAGAATTGTCTATAAAAGTCGTTCATTCGATTAAACTCTAAAAACTAAGAAGGACTTTACTTAACAAATAAGTCTTTTAACGTTGAGCAGATAGAAGAATCGCAAGCTTCAGTCGAAGACGATTCTTCTCCTTTACTAAACCAAGTTTTCGCAGCTTTAGTACTTCCACTCTTACCTCCACTTTTGGTCGGAGAGATATTTAAGGGGCCGCTGGGAGGGTCTGAAGGTGAAGCTTTCCTTAGAAACACCTCAATCGCGCTGCCTAGGGCTTGAGGATCTACCAGAGAGCCGCTTCGTTCGTCCCAAAGCAGCTTGTTGGgttctttttctataactttcttttctttcttctccTTTAAACTCCCAGCCTTAGTTTCAGTCTTTTCGATAGGTTGATGCCTCTTCACGAACCAGTTGGAAGGGGTAGATTTGCTGTCATGAGGGTCGACGTTCTCATTGAGTATGGATATGTCAAAACTGTTAGACCTAGACGACTTCAATTGACTCCTCTTCTGCTGGGCTGCTGTCTTTGCCACATCTACAGGTttctccttctccttctcctGCACGCACTGGTTGATTTCCGTTGCAGAAGTGGAAAGAGAAGATAAAATAGAAATCAGATCAGTATTAGAACATACAATGCCAGTAGCCTTACTTTGCATACCAGAAGACTCAGCCACGGGAGTTGAGGGAAGTTCTGAAGCTCTCCGTTTGTTCATACTAGGTATTGGCGTCAGGGTTGTGCCAACAAAGTCCGAAAACCTTCTACCCGAATTTGTATAACGTTGGACGTTGCCGGAGTCATCTAGCGGTTGGACCTCACAGACCTGCTCGTTACTTGTACCCCACATCTTCATTCTAACTTTACGGGCCTGCACTATATCGTCCATAATATCAAGCTGCAGGTTATGCATGCTACCTCTAGGTTCCGTAGAAGGACACGCTATAGACTCCCTCCTATTAGGCAGTACTCTACCGGGAAATGCAGAAGTGGGAAACGCAGCTACAGATTCTCTTCTGTTCCTCCCAAACAACGTAGCAGGAACCCTAGAAATGGTAACTACTGAATGCCTCCTACCACCGGAAGAAGGCTGAGGTGCCGTCGAAAGCGTAGCCAAAAATTCCACTTGTTTGGGACCTGGACCAGCAGTTTCCCCTCTTTCCGAAAGTCTTCGTACTTGACTTGCTGTGATTCCGGAGCATTGTGGGGTTGGCAATGAATGTTTTCTAATTTCTCTGGCATATGGGGAGAGTAGGTAGGGGTTTAGAGAGTTTTCTTCTTCGGAGTTCTGCCGGGAGCTATCCCTTTTTTCTTCCTCATATTCATCGTCTTCAACAACGATGAGAGGCTCCGAGGTCTGGGTTCTTAAAATGGACTGTCTTCTCATTCTCTAGGTAGAAGGGAGATCTGCAAAAGAAATACAAATATGTTAAGATAttataaagatgttaaaataCAAAAGACGTTATAAAGTAGGGGAAGGTGTTATACCTTGGACACTTTTTTACTCAATTGGGGTTTTGGAAGTTGTTATAAGTAATAAAGCAACCTGACTTGTCTAGTGTAATATTGAATTATAaaataacaatataatttttgttagatgttttttgaacttttgtatttacaaaaattaGGTCACTTCAAAAAATGTGAACAACATTGCTGTTTTCATTGAACACAAGGATGTTGTACCATGGACACAGTATAcgataaatatttaaacaaaccTTTATAACATGATAAACAGAAAATTACACGAATTAaagttaatgaaaaataaaacttttatacatacagggtgagtcatgaggaactttacatacgtctaccatatgtagagtccctcagggagcatatcatgtggccactaaaaaatgtcaactcctcttctttattaattaacagggtgatttgtgtaattgaccatttatttcattttactgtagtgtttatacggctcatttgattttttttaatttttgcatgatacagtacactactatcaagcattcgactggtattagctaaactaaaaaattccaggactggctttggaaaaattaatttagggattcgtattaaatattacaccctgtatatatattttttttaaaatgcaataagtgattttcaaactacataaatagccaatgaaaacgacatatgcgacaatgttgtcgcacttttattaaatttttagtgaacgatcaaatcttaccaaaaatagaacaaccataatgaagtatcaaattataaggtattaatttaaacaaatgttataaatttcaaacattttaattaaaatgagttcctacaacatagtctaatacgtagaaaattaacatttttactgtcactttgtattatctctacgatagaatcaattgtttttcaattttaaatttttactcatagatcgtattggggcattattttcgataaataataaattaaattgattaaaaagtcaaacctcttgtatgtgttagtttttgttgattgtaaatgattaaaattttatgtcaaataataatacattgcatcaactgtactaaataaaaataaatctaaaaaagtttaaaatgaaggttggcgttgaccgtttgacgtttcttgatattttatacccattgtcattattgtcattatcaattgttatttatgtgtacaagaatacatatttcttctgtcatatctacgttaaatacattgtgttagttttggtagagcttttgttactttcgttcaaaatgccacatcagttttcgaccacagaatatgcagacataatatttgtttatggattctgtaatgggaatggtagggctgctagtagagaatatcgcaagagatttcctaatcgtcgaactcccagtcatccaacatttgggtcagtttttaattatttgcgagaaaatggcacttttcctagtggaacaacagagcgacatgtagatgaagcgcaggaagatgacattatggacgccgttactatgaaccctacaataagcactagacaagtaagtagagaactcaatgttactcaatcaaaagtaagtagagtcttacaaaaaaataatctatacccatatcacattcaaatggttcagctaCTACacgctggagatgagatcgataggttggaattttgtagatgaattaacaataataacgctatacaggacactatttacagatgaagcccaatttaccagagacgggttaaataattcacgaaattcacatgtatgggcagaagaaaatccccatgctattcgagaacgtcgttctcagttaaggttttcggttaacgtgtggattggtgtcataaataaccaattagtaggtccttacttttttgatggtcctttaacagggcaggtctatttgaactttctacaaaatattttgccgaatttgcttgccaacgcgaacgttgctatccgagggatgtattttcagcatgatggggcacctccacactttttactggcagtgagacaacatctcaataatgtttatggcaacaggtggataggacgtgcaggtcctattttgtggccttcaagatcccctaatttcaatcccgttgattaccatatttggggacgattgaagcaactagtttacgcagtgaatattaataaccgacaacaattaattgatagaattatacattgttgtaatactattagaaacgatccccagagtatccgtaattcaatacgtcaattaataattcggcaacaaaaatgtgtacaggctgcagggttccatttcgaaaatctattttgaattaattttattttgttaccattattgtatcttttccagttctaatttatgggtttatcataactatgtacatatttttagtttttttttaaattgttcttcgttattgttagtagttactgttttttgttgtgcagtgactcagtttatcatttcaattaaaatgtttgaaatttataacatttgtttaaattaattaccttataatttgatacttcattattgttgttctatttttggtaagatttgatcgttcactaaaaatttaataaaagtgcgacaacattgtcgcatatgtcgttttcattggctatttatgtagtttgaaaatcacttattgcattttaaaaaaaatatatatacagggtgtaatatttaatacgaatccctaaattaatttttccaaagccagtcctggaattttttagtttagctaataccagtcgaatgcttgatagtagtgtactgtatcatgcaaaaattaaaaaaatcaaatgagccgtataaacactacagtaaaatgaaataaatggtcaattacacaaatcaccctgt
Coding sequences:
- the kairos gene encoding uncharacterized protein kairos isoform X1, with translation MRRQSILRTQTSEPLIVVEDDEYEEEKRDSSRQNSEEENSLNPYLLSPYAREIRKHSLPTPQCSGITASQVRRLSERGETAGPGPKQVEFLATLSTAPQPSSGGRRHSVVTISRVPATLFGRNRRESVAAFPTSAFPGRVLPNRRESIACPSTEPRGSMHNLQLDIMDDIVQARKVRMKMWGTSNEQVCEVQPLDDSGNVQRYTNSGRRFSDFVGTTLTPIPSMNKRRASELPSTPVAESSGMQSKATGIVCSNTDLISILSSLSTSATEINQCVQEKEKEKPVDVAKTAAQQKRSQLKSSRSNSFDISILNENVDPHDSKSTPSNWFVKRHQPIEKTETKAGSLKEKKEKKVIEKEPNKLLWDERSGSLVDPQALGSAIEVFLRKASPSDPPSGPLNISPTKSGGKSGSTKAAKTWFSKGEESSSTEACDSSICSTLKDLFVK
- the kairos gene encoding uncharacterized protein kairos isoform X2; translation: MRRQSILRTQTSEPLIVVEDDEYEEEKRDSSRQNSEEENSLNPYLLSPYAREIRKHSLPTPQCSGITASQVRRLSERGETAGPGPKQVEFLATLSTAPQPSSGGRRHSVVTISRVPATLFGRNRRESVAAFPTSAFPGRVLPNRRESIACPSTEPRGSMHNLQLDIMDDIVQARKVRMKMWGTSNEQVCEVQPLDDSGNVQRYTNSGRRFSDFVGTTLTPIPSMNKRRASELPSTPVAESSGMQSKATGIVCSNTDLISILSSLSTSATEINQCVQEKEKEKPVDVAKTAAQQKRSQLKSSRSNSFDISILNENVDPHDSKSTPSNWFVKRHQPIEKTETKAGSLKEKKEKKVIEKEPNKLLWDERSGSLVDPQALGSAIEVFLRKASPSDPPSGPLNISPTKSGGCQEFHLGDTMNRSIC